The following coding sequences lie in one Populus trichocarpa isolate Nisqually-1 chromosome 14, P.trichocarpa_v4.1, whole genome shotgun sequence genomic window:
- the LOC7495249 gene encoding uncharacterized protein LOC7495249, translating to MPHTNPNKNQEDQSKSMVMSHNSRHSIDSCTLQLHSWRPFLDSDPPTNSKPYASSRTLPKRPCLSDRATSFPSNIDSIDISKLSLLQDDDNNNNKPIPATPAVTNSPYKRGTLRLIERKRRRRGSRSVSGRSSDRSGTWRCCSVGAAHGTCSDFPVAVGTDSSGELFVNGDANWASDVSEAKNSIKEREEKENLLGVGSAFGNLDSESGYGSEPGYRGDAEFGYGDEVDEEEDDARLLFWGHHFQDSKMEMVGENTFDPKTHHRCRRRKHDYRMVDSLR from the exons ATGCCTCATACAAACcctaataaaaatcaagaagatcAATCAAAATCGATGGTAATGTCTCACAATTCACGGCACTCCATAGACTCCTGCACTCTCCAGCTCCATTCATGGAGACCCTTTCTCGATTCCGACCCCCCCACCAATTCTAAACCCTACGCATCTTCCCGTACTCTCCCTAAACGCCCCTGCCTTTCCGATCGCGCCACTTCTTTCCCTTCTAACATCGATTCCATCGACATTTCCAAGCTCTCTCTCCTCCAAGAcgacgacaacaacaacaacaaacctATCCCCGCCACTCCAGCTGTTACCAATAGTCCCTACAAACGAGGTACCTTACGCCTTATCGAGCGCAAGAGGCGTCGCAGAGGATCCCGGTCCGTGTCCGGCCGGAGCTCCGATAGAAGTGGAACCTGGCGGTGTTGCTCTGTTGGTGCGGCTCATGGGACTTGCTCGGATTTCCCTGTGGCGGTGGGGACGGACTCTAGTGGGGAGCTGTTTGTGAATGGGGATGCGAATTGGGCGTCGGATGTAAGTGAAGCCAAGAATTCGATAAAAGAGAGGGAGGAGAAAGAGAATTTGTTGGGAGTGGGTAGTGCTTTTGGGAATTTGGATAGTGAGTCTGGGTATGGGAGTGAACCTGGGTATAGGGGGGATGCTGAGTTTGGTTATGGAGATGAGGTGGATGAGGAAGAGGATGATGCCAGGCTGTTATTTTGGGGACACCATTTTCAAG ATTCTAAGATGGAAATGGTTGGAGAGAACACATTTGATCCAAAAACCCATCACAGATGTCGTCGCAGGAAGCATGATTATAGAATGGTTGACTCATTGAGATAA
- the LOC7495248 gene encoding pectinesterase inhibitor 6: MRTISILITFLFLSWLTCATSRGSDNGDTYVREACSVTRYHDLCMHSLASFSHTAGRSPSKWARAGVSVTIGEAKNASQYLNKLKKDRIMRGRNRIALSDCIECFQDAIDNLHKSLGILRKLDATNFDTQMGDLTTWLSAALTDEDTCLDGFEDRSSKQVKMLLNQVSRVTYITSNALALVNKLAAAGLGSLNGP, translated from the coding sequence ATGAGAACTATCTCCATTCTCAtcactttccttttcctttcatggCTAACATGTGCTACGAGCCGGGGTTCTGACAACGGGGACACTTATGTTCGAGAAGCATGCAGTGTGACTAGATATCATGACCTTTGCATGCACTCACTAGCATCCTTTTCGCACACTGCTGGGAGAAGTCCCAGCAAGTGGGCACGAGCTGGGGTTTCGGTGACAATAGGCGAGGCTAAGAATGCTAGTCAGTATCTgaataaattgaagaaagatAGAATCATGAGAGGCAGAAACAGGATTGCCCTTTCAGATTGTATCGAGTGCTTCCAAGACGCGATTGACAATCTTCACAAATCACTTGGCATACTCAGAAAGCTTGACGCAACAAACTTCGATACACAGATGGGGGACCTAACTACATGGCTGAGTGCTGCACTCACAGATGAAGACACTTGCTTGGATGGTTTTGAAGATCGAAGCAGCAAACAAGTTAAAATGCTTCTGAATCAGGTTTCAAGAGTCACTTATATCACCAGTAATGCACTGGCTCTTGTTAACAAACTTGCAGCCGCTGGCTTGGGAAGCCTAAATGGTCCGTAG
- the LOC7491301 gene encoding uncharacterized protein LOC7491301, translating into MSRPMEEDAPSKNEEEEFSTGPLSVLMMSVKNNTQVLINCRNNKKLLGRVRAFDRHCNMVLENVREMWTEVPKTGKGKKKAQPVNKDRFISKMFLRGDSVIIVLRNPK; encoded by the exons ATGAG TCGGCCGATGGAAGAGGATGCCCCG AGCAAGAATGAGGAGGAGGAATTCAGCACTGGACCGCTCTCTGTTCTGATGATGAGTGTCAAAAATAATACCCAG GTACTAATTAACTGCCGCAACAACAAGAAGCTTCTTGGACGTGTGAGGGCATTCGATCGACATTGCAACATGGTTCTTGAAAATGTTAGGGAGATGTGGACTGAG GTGCCAAAAACTGGGAAAGGCAAGAAGAAAGCTCAGCCAGTCAACAAAGATAGATTCATCAGCAAAATGTTCCTCCGTGGTGATTCTGTTATTATTGTCCTTAGGAATCCGAAGTGA
- the LOC7491302 gene encoding UDP-glucuronic acid decarboxylase 2 has product MGSSELIFRGHDETQPTPDAYSPKPAKPWLFVIRPVRYLLREKRLVFFLVGMAIATVFFTILPSSSPHAHKYDPLPDSFSHISHELTTPVRYKYYEPLQVGFQSANSGGKIPLGLKRKGLRIVVTGGAGFVGSHLVDRLIARGDSVIVVDNFFTGRKENVMHHFKNPRFELIRHDVVEPLLLEVDQIYHLACPASPVHYKHNPVKTIKTNVVGTLNMLGLAKRVGARFLLTSTSEVYGDPLQHPQVETYWGNVNPIGVRSCYDEGKRTAETLAMDYHRGAGVEVRIARIFNTYGPRMCIDDGRVVSNFVAQALRKEPMTVYGDGKQTRSFQFVSDLVEGLMRLMEGEHVGPFNLGNPGEFTMLELAQVVQETIDPNARIEFRPNTEDDPHKRKPDITKAKDLLGWEPKIPLRKGLPMMVSDFRQRIFGDHREEGTATNTSTS; this is encoded by the exons ATGGGATCTTCAGAGCTTATTTTTAGAGGTCACGACGAGACTCAACCAACACCTGATGCTTACTCGCCTAAACCAGCGAAGCCATGGCTCTTCGTCATCCGACCCGTTCGTTACCTGCTTCGCGAGAAGCGACTCGTCTTTTTCCTTGTTGGCATGGCTATTGCTACTGTTTTCTTCACTATCCTCCCTTCCTCTTCCCCGCATGCTCACAAATATGATCCACTCCCAGACTCTTTCTCTCACATCTCTCACGAGTTAACAACCCCTGTGCGTTACAAATACTACGAGCCCCTTCAGGTGGGATTCCAATCAGCCAATTCGGGCGGCAAGATTCCGCTTGGACTCAAAAGAAAAGGGCTCCGAATTGTCGTTACAGGTGGAGCTGGGTTTGTTGGGTCCCACTTAGTGGACCGTCTGATCGCTAGAGGAGATAGCGTGATCGTGGTGGATAATTTTTTCACGGGAAGGAAAGAGAACGTGATGCATCATTTTAAGAACCCGAGATTTGAGTTGATCAGACACGATGTTGTCGAGCCACTGTTGTTAGAAGTGGACCAGATCTACCACCTTGCTTGTCCTGCATCGCCTGTCCACTACAAGCACAATCCGGTCAAGACGATAAAAACTAATGTTGTGGGCACATTGAATATGTTGGGTTTGGCTAAGAGAGTTGGTGCTCGGTTTTTGCTTACCAGTACCAGCGAGGTTTATGGTGATCCTCTACAGCATCCTCAGGTCGAGACTTACTGGGGCAACGTTAATCCCATCG GTGTCAGGAGTTGTTACGATGAAGGAAAGAGAACAGCAGAGACATTGGCTATGGACTATCACCGTGGTGCCGGTGTTGAG GTCAGGATTGCTAGAATCTTCAATACTTATGGACCCCGGATGTGCATTGATGATGGCCGTGTTGTTAGTAATTTTGTTGCTCAG GCACTGAGGAAGGAACCTATGACTGTTTATGGTGATGGGAAACAGACTAGgagttttcaatttgtttctgATTTG GTTGAGGGCCTGATGCGCCTTATGGAAGGAGAACATGTAGGGCCTTTCAATCTTGGGAATCCGGGTGAATTCACCATGCTTGAGCTTGCTCAG GTGGTCCAGGAAACCATCGATCCAAATGCAAGGATAGAGTTCAGGCCTAACACAGAAGATGACCCACACAAGAGGAAACCTGATATTACCAAGGCTAAAGATCTCCTTGGATGGGAACCCAAGATTCCCCTTCGTAAAGGTCTGCCAATGATGGTCTCAGACTTCAGGCAACGCATCTTCGGTGACCACAGGGAAGAAGGCACGGCCACCAATACATCAACATCTTAA